Genomic window (Dictyoglomus thermophilum H-6-12):
CTAAGACAAATCCTATTTGGTGGGAGAAAATAAAGGATTGGAAAAACAAGTATCCATTAAGATACAGGATGAGCAACGAAGTAATTAAACCTCAGTATGTTATAGAAAGAATCTATGAACTTACAAAAGGAGAAGCAATTGTTGTAACCGAAGTAGGTCAAAATCAAATGTGGGCTGCTCAATATTATAAGGTAAAAAGACCGAGACAGTTCATTACCTCTGGAGGTCTTGGTACCATGGGATTTGGTTTTCCAGCAGCTATCGGAGCCCAAATTGGAAATAAAGATAAAGTTGTTATTGACATAGCTGGAGATGGAAGTATCCAAATGAATATTCAAGAGCTCGCAACAGCAGCTTCAGAAAAATTACCAGTGAAGATATTTATTCTCAATAATAGCTGTCTTGGTATGGTAAGACAATGGCAAGAACTGTTCTACGAAAGAAGATATTCTTGTACTCTACTTGATGTTGCTCCAGATTTTGAGAAACTTGCAGAAGCCTACGGCGCATATGGAAGAAGAGTTGAAAAAATAGAAGAATTAGACGAAGCTATTGAATGGGCTTTAAACATTAATGATTCTCCTGTAATAGTAGATATTAAAGTCAATAGAGAAGAAAATGTATTTCCTATGATTCCAGCAGGTGGATCTATAGATAAAATGCTTATTGATTAAGAGGAGGCGATACCATGCAACATACTCTCTCTTTGATTGTGGAAAACAAGCCAGGAGTACTTGCAAGAATAGCTGGTCTATTCAGTAGGAGAGGATACAACATTGAAAGTCTTGCTGTTAATACTACCGAAGTTCCAAATCTCTCAAGAATAACCCTTGTAGTTAAGGGGGATGAGAAAGTATTAGAGCAAATCACCAAACAAGCCTATAAGTTAATTGAAGTTATAAAGGTTAATGATTTTACCGGAGTGCCTGTAGTCGAAAGAGAATTAGCTCTAATTAGAGTTAAATCAGATGCTACAAATAGGAGGGCTATTATTGATCTTGTAGAAATCTTTAGAGCTAATATTGTAGATGTTAGTGATAAAGATTTAATAATTGAAGTTACAGGAGATAGTGAAAAAATTGATGCTTTTAAAAAGAATTTGGAACCTTATGGGATTAAAGAAATGGTGAGAACCGGAAAGATTGTTATGGAAAGAGGTCTAAAACTTTAATTAAGGAGGGTAAAAAAAATGGCTAAGATTTACCATGATTTAGAGGTCAGTCTTGAGGTTTTAAGTGATAAGGTCATCACAATTATAGGTTATGGAAGCCAGGGAAGAGCTCATGCCTTAAACCTAAAAGATAGCGGAATGAAGGTTATAGTTGCTGTAAGACCTAATGGAGAATCCTGGAAAAGAGCTCTTGAAGAAGGCATGACTGTAGAAAAGATAGAAGATGCTGTACAAAAATCTGATATCATAATGTTCTTGATACCTGATACTGAACAACCAGCAATTTATAAAGAAAAAGTCCTCCCCTATTTAAGACCTAATCAAGCTTTAGGTTTCGCTCATGGTTTTAATATTCACTTCTCCCAAATTGTTCCTCCACCTTTTGTAGATGTATTCATGGTAGCCCCTAAAGGTCCCGGTCCATTAGTAAGAGATCTATATGTTGAAGGAAAGGGAGTCCCTGCCCTTTTTGCTGTATATCAAGATTATACTCAGAAATGTAGAGATATAGCTTTAGCATATGCAAAAGGAATCGGTGCAACCCGTGC
Coding sequences:
- the ilvN gene encoding acetolactate synthase small subunit; translated protein: MQHTLSLIVENKPGVLARIAGLFSRRGYNIESLAVNTTEVPNLSRITLVVKGDEKVLEQITKQAYKLIEVIKVNDFTGVPVVERELALIRVKSDATNRRAIIDLVEIFRANIVDVSDKDLIIEVTGDSEKIDAFKKNLEPYGIKEMVRTGKIVMERGLKL
- the ilvC gene encoding ketol-acid reductoisomerase; amino-acid sequence: MAKIYHDLEVSLEVLSDKVITIIGYGSQGRAHALNLKDSGMKVIVAVRPNGESWKRALEEGMTVEKIEDAVQKSDIIMFLIPDTEQPAIYKEKVLPYLRPNQALGFAHGFNIHFSQIVPPPFVDVFMVAPKGPGPLVRDLYVEGKGVPALFAVYQDYTQKCRDIALAYAKGIGATRAGVLETTFKEETETDLFGEQVVLCGGVTALIKAGFETLVEAGYQPEVAYYECLHEMKLIVDLINQGGISFMRKAISDTAKYGDVTRGPRIVNEETKKEMKKILNEIQNGQFAKEWILENQVGRPVFNALLKKDEDHLIEKVGKVIREMMPWLKPKK